The Elaeis guineensis isolate ETL-2024a chromosome 11, EG11, whole genome shotgun sequence genomic interval CAGGAAATAGTTCTCGGGGAAGGAAATCTCCTTCCCCTCCCCGATCGATAGCGAAAGGTCAAGGCACAAAACCGTCGGTGGCTAGTCATTCTTGGTCGCAAGTTGTGTAGGGCTCGAGAAAGTTTAGATGGGAATCCTCTAGAGCCACCAAGGAAGATATTGAAGCCCTTGAAGCAAGATTTTCTAAGATGGTTTCCTTCACTGCAGAGGAGCTCCACCATGGTTCTGATCAATGGAAAATAGCAATAATAGGTAAATTTCTTAGTAAAGGTTTTCCGTTAAACTTTATtcaaaaagaattaaaaattaggaGGGCGGTCGAAGGGGATTTTCAAGAAATGCCACTCTCTGAGGGCTTATTACTCTTTTCCTTCCCCTCCACTGAGATTAGAGACGGGGTTCTAACCAACGGCCCTTGGTCTCTAGCCGGCCAGCTTCTTGCTATGGAAGCTTGGAGACCTTCTTTCAAACCTGGTAAAGACCAACTGAAACATGTTTCTGTCTACATTCATTTGCCTGACTTACCACTTGAACTTTGGGACAAAGAAATGCTTATGAAGATCATGATAGTGGCTGGAAAACCTCTATTTTTGGATAATTGGACTGAGAGGAGCACCAGAATGGAGTTTGCTAGACTATGTGTTCAACTGGATCTGACTAAACCAATATGCTCTGGTACAAAGATTGAGGTAAATGATTCAATCACTTGGCAGGAATTTATTTACGAGGATCTTCCTGACATTTGTTACCACTATGGGAAAATTGGAGTTGTCTTCGAAGTCTGTGGTTGTATAGAAGCCGGGGATATGGCTATGTCCAAGCTCCTGTTGGGACCATGGATCAAAGTCTCCAGGGTTTCGGTGGTTGTTCCAACATCTCCCTCCACTAACAAATCCAGATCTCCAACGCCACCCTCAGAGGCTACTCCTCATTCTTCTCATTGGTCTCAACCAAAAAAATCATTAAGGAAAAAGTCCCCTTCGTCTCCTGACTTGAAGCAAGTTGATAGGACGGTGGTAACTGGTACTAGATTTGGTCCTCTCTTTACTGTTGAGCCTCAGAATTCCCAACTTATGGGCGTAGCAGTTGAATCTCCAAGttcccctcaaaaaaaaaaatgcaaacggTTCCCTACACAAAGCAGAGGAACTCCTAAATCCCCAGGATCAGAGTCTCCTCAACGCAAGGTCGTTGATCTTGAGGATTCTGAGCCAATGCAGTCTGAACAGCAACCCAAATCCTTATCTCTGGTCTCTATTTCTCCTATATCTACTACCAAGAAGGAGGTTTGGCGGGTAGTCTCTACTAGCCCTAAAAGCTCTTCCTCCTCTCATGTTGGATCCTCATCTACTCCTGAAGTCAAAGGCTCTTCTCAGGATCAAGATATTTCTACTTCGCCTATACTCACCAAATTTATTTACATGATCTTCATCGTCAATTGGCTGTGTCTTCTGCTGAAGATAGATCCTCATATTCATCTACTCCTCAAGTGCTTCATATCTTTGGGCATCTAAAAGAGGATCTATCGTCATAGGTAGCTGTTCTATCTTTTGATAGGAAGTCGGAGAAAATAAattctccttctcttctctctaCTTCTTGATGAATATTTGTTTCTGAAATtatattctaaagtcaatcatcagtctgttgatagttgagctCATATTTGTaattgtatttaaattttaattaataaaaattattttacttttttattatAAGTTGTGCATCTTTTTTataaactcctgtattgtgatgaagtctttaggactactttaaatcgataaagtatgatttatcatttagtccttaaaatttattcgtgactaaatgatatactattactaggatgatagctatatcaagcataagttattgtgtgccatatatgtgggttatcctcttaaccaagaagtgtggagacattgatatgatatgcaggtaagatgtaggagtacatctcactgaacgtgatccaaCTGTGAAacactttgctatcaagagttactcatgaaggatatgggtataagtttttctttgacttgagatcaccacagtgacttacaagcaactcactatgctttggtgtcagactacttaaatttttaattcaataatgaaagatttctgAGCACAGTTAAGTATTTATTAagttaatgtgtcagtcaagatggaattgaccactcctagTTTCAGGAGTTAGTGCtctattgtgtttcaattcagcaaaacctaATTGGCTAAGATAGTCCTTGTGAGAGTTACAGGAtttatgaggttgagacacattatggatgtactaattaagagttgatagtttaactctaagtcatcctaagtactgagagtcaaagggatgaattatatggtaaccatagtccaagattcttgaatgttgctttacaaacattcgatctatccggatattggataccattgctagatgatcatatcgattagtataaaaatttattcttatgctactgataggttcgaacttatggagtcacactcaaaaaaaattactatCTGATCAAGTGGCTGATCAATGTTGAGAATCGTTTGAAAgtataatcgtcaatatgattgatggttaatcttatacaaaagttatgataaattaattcgctaaggattagtaaattataggaagattgattagtaattagattgctgattagctcaatttgattgagcaatatagTTTgattcaagtctgattgaattggagtcaattaggtttgatccgattaggttatgagatgacctaatcgctaagggtgattgattcttgatttgatcatgacttaagctcaattaaattttgatttgataaggATTTAATCTAGTTTATAtggtatctaattagattagattctattatctaattagatctaacctaatttgattaggatgagaACCAATTGGATAAAATCCTAAAGTCCAAAGTAGGTTGAACTCTTCCTAGCGCCACCCTTACCCATGCCACATTTCTCAatgcaaattcaaaatttgtgtgagaaaactccatgccaaaaggaTGGCTCTCATCCTTTCTCAACACCCATTTAAATGAGGATAAAATCTAGttcaacttgaattcaaattggatttgaattcaatttagaacttgatctttatttgaactAGGCCTTATCCTCATCTCCATGCCAACTTTAAAACCCCtcaattttgtgcaacaaaaattag includes:
- the LOC140852507 gene encoding uncharacterized protein, with the translated sequence MVSFTAEELHHGSDQWKIAIIGKFLSKGFPLNFIQKELKIRRAVEGDFQEMPLSEGLLLFSFPSTEIRDGVLTNGPWSLAGQLLAMEAWRPSFKPGKDQLKHVSVYIHLPDLPLELWDKEMLMKIMIVAGKPLFLDNWTERSTRMEFARLCVQLDLTKPICSGTKIEVNDSITWQEFIYEDLPDICYHYGKIGVVFEVCGCIEAGDMAMSKLLLGPWIKVSRVSVVVPTSPSTNKSRSPTPPSEATPHSSHWSQPKKSLRKKSPSSPDLKQVDRTVVTGTRFGPLFTVEPQNSQLMGVAVESPSSPQKKKCKRFPTQSRGTPKSPGSESPQRKVVDLEDSEPMQSEQQPKSLSLVSISPISTTKKEVWRVVSTSPKSSSSSHVGSSSTPEVKGSSQDQDISTSPILTKFIYMIFIVNWLCLLLKIDPHIHLLLKCFISLGI